The following are from one region of the Romeriopsis navalis LEGE 11480 genome:
- a CDS encoding flippase has product MNIVTKLKSRDWLGVVAQHAIGSFGLKIVSLAIAFGTNIFLARLLGAKGFGDYIYALTWVNFLVIPATLGLSEYLAREVAAYQAQANHTALTQLWRWSNQLVLWLSIALALCGEGVIYWLMLQRGQVQQPPEAMIVFLIAMLGLPLTSLAGLRQGAMRGYNQVMQSNIPELIVKPLLLIIGVGSLYLFNQGQVSTTQVMLSALAGVMAAFWFGSRQLQQVMPPHHAPKPTAQEKRVWFRSTLPFLAIVAMFVINQQTDVLMLGALRGSDAAGIYTVVGRGAQLMQFIIAAVSAASGPTITQLYVQQDWTAIRRVLRQSARLAFGASVCVAGLLIPFGHIFLGLFGAEFLRGNQALIILCSGYLLASFLELAGLLLLMSGNERDTAIATGITAGLNIVLNALLIPRFGLVGAATATATSTVARGIYFNICTRRRFGMTPNPFF; this is encoded by the coding sequence ATGAATATTGTGACCAAACTCAAATCGCGCGACTGGTTGGGCGTCGTGGCGCAACATGCGATCGGCTCTTTTGGGCTAAAGATCGTTTCGCTGGCGATCGCGTTTGGCACCAATATTTTCCTGGCCCGACTGTTGGGCGCCAAAGGCTTTGGCGATTATATCTATGCCTTGACTTGGGTGAATTTCTTAGTGATTCCGGCCACCCTCGGGCTATCGGAATATTTGGCCCGAGAAGTCGCGGCCTATCAAGCCCAAGCCAATCACACCGCCCTCACCCAACTCTGGCGTTGGAGTAATCAACTGGTGCTCTGGCTATCGATCGCCCTTGCACTGTGCGGCGAAGGCGTTATTTACTGGCTCATGCTGCAACGTGGCCAAGTCCAACAGCCCCCCGAGGCCATGATCGTCTTTCTGATTGCCATGCTGGGCTTACCGCTCACCAGCCTCGCCGGTTTACGCCAAGGGGCGATGCGGGGCTACAACCAAGTGATGCAGTCGAATATTCCGGAGTTGATTGTCAAACCGCTACTGCTGATCATCGGCGTTGGGAGTCTCTACCTATTCAATCAAGGCCAAGTTAGTACGACTCAAGTGATGCTCAGTGCCCTCGCTGGTGTGATGGCGGCCTTTTGGTTCGGGTCGCGGCAGCTCCAGCAAGTGATGCCCCCACATCATGCGCCAAAACCAACTGCCCAGGAAAAACGGGTTTGGTTTCGCAGCACCTTGCCATTCCTGGCGATCGTGGCCATGTTTGTGATTAATCAACAAACCGATGTGCTGATGCTCGGAGCCTTGCGCGGCAGCGATGCAGCCGGGATTTACACCGTCGTGGGTCGCGGGGCACAACTGATGCAATTCATTATTGCGGCGGTCTCTGCCGCCAGTGGGCCGACAATTACCCAACTTTATGTTCAGCAGGATTGGACGGCGATTCGTCGGGTGCTACGCCAAAGTGCCCGGCTCGCATTTGGGGCATCAGTCTGTGTGGCGGGTCTGCTAATTCCCTTTGGTCATATCTTCCTCGGCTTATTTGGGGCAGAGTTTCTCCGGGGCAATCAAGCGCTGATCATCCTGTGCAGTGGCTATTTACTGGCTTCGTTCTTAGAACTCGCAGGGCTTTTACTGCTGATGAGTGGGAATGAACGGGATACGGCGATCGCCACTGGCATCACAGCCGGGTTAAACATCGTGCTAAATGCCCTGTTAATTCCCCGCTTTGGCCTCGTGGGCGCGGCTACCGCCACCGC
- a CDS encoding polysaccharide biosynthesis/export family protein, producing MKSVYSTPRRQHRNLAVKLSQQLVLTSLLSGGLAIAAQAQTPLPPSILPTAPNSSSAAMPKISPLPLEATPRTYPGTNNSYIIGPGDRVQLAVYGYDEYNRSMLVMSDGTITLPVVGRVSVSGDTPEQLTNKLTQKLLTYLVEPVVTVNLISLRPITITVAGEVQRPGPLQLRGSTSTTAEGTNSTDMPTINVALLQAGGVTRNADIRRVVLKRAQPNGESKTTEIDLWKTLMSESGLSPETLRDGDTLYVPKLTADATINRRLMARSSLAPSTIRVRVVGEVKAPGQVKVPPDSTLSSAMAIAGGPTDKAKLKSVTLVRLDDSGQITKQTLDLRNLVDTVQVEEGDVIMVPKDGGRKFLDIAAPILSPLGFLFSIFR from the coding sequence ATGAAATCTGTTTACTCAACTCCGCGTCGGCAACACCGCAACTTGGCGGTCAAACTGAGCCAACAGTTAGTCTTAACCAGCTTGCTCAGTGGTGGTCTAGCGATCGCCGCCCAAGCCCAAACCCCACTGCCACCCTCCATCTTGCCCACTGCCCCAAACAGCAGCAGTGCGGCCATGCCCAAAATTTCACCGTTGCCCTTGGAAGCGACACCGAGAACCTATCCCGGCACCAACAATAGTTACATCATTGGACCGGGCGATCGCGTCCAGCTGGCGGTCTATGGCTACGATGAGTACAACCGCTCGATGCTAGTCATGTCCGATGGCACCATCACCCTGCCGGTCGTTGGACGGGTTTCGGTCAGTGGCGATACGCCAGAGCAGTTGACCAACAAGCTCACCCAAAAATTGCTCACCTACCTGGTTGAACCGGTCGTGACGGTCAACTTGATCAGCCTCCGTCCGATCACCATTACGGTAGCTGGGGAAGTTCAACGTCCGGGGCCCCTGCAATTACGCGGTTCGACGAGTACCACCGCCGAAGGTACGAACAGCACCGATATGCCAACAATCAACGTCGCTCTGCTGCAAGCGGGAGGCGTGACGCGGAACGCCGATATTCGCCGGGTTGTGCTGAAGCGCGCCCAGCCGAATGGCGAATCAAAAACCACCGAAATTGATCTGTGGAAGACTTTGATGTCCGAGAGCGGCTTAAGCCCAGAAACCCTGCGGGACGGCGATACCTTGTATGTGCCGAAACTGACCGCTGATGCCACCATCAATCGGCGCTTGATGGCCCGATCGAGCTTAGCGCCCAGCACGATTCGCGTCCGGGTCGTCGGCGAGGTGAAAGCGCCGGGTCAAGTCAAAGTTCCGCCGGACAGCACCTTATCGAGTGCGATGGCGATCGCCGGTGGCCCCACGGATAAAGCCAAACTCAAGTCCGTCACCCTGGTCCGCCTCGATGATAGTGGCCAAATCACAAAACAGACCTTGGACCTGCGTAACTTAGTCGATACGGTCCAAGTCGAAGAAGGCGATGTGATTATGGTGCCGAAGGATGGAGGACGTAAGTTCCTCGATATTGCGGCACCAATTCTCAGCCCCTTAGGCTTCTTATTTAGTATTTTCCGTTAG